A window of Lacibacter sediminis contains these coding sequences:
- a CDS encoding N-acetylmuramoyl-L-alanine amidase family protein, which yields MNKNWFPGIACLLMVGVVAISFTSKKNNTSAAAGKIRTIVIDAGHGFKGTIGARHGSFGTEVSEDQISYEVAKRLVTILQKEMPEVKILESRPSIYFVENKARAEFANNNKGDLFVSIHCNYVPKLREVVREGSRKETYYVTTGKGKSKKRVKKTRTVPVYKTYYHANPAHGTETYVFAAHKQDDKEDFILENGDIFSNEEDDGTINANINDPIVKQQVALWTKQFFGNSVKLASIVEEEFVGIGRFSRGVKQRQKGIWVLQATAMPSILIELGFLSHRPEEEYLISEEGQQQMVESIARSIKRYKDLVEKPAVQNAANNSRK from the coding sequence ATGAACAAGAACTGGTTTCCCGGAATTGCCTGTTTGCTGATGGTGGGTGTGGTGGCTATCTCCTTCACCAGTAAAAAAAATAATACATCTGCTGCAGCAGGAAAGATCAGGACCATTGTTATTGATGCCGGCCATGGTTTTAAAGGAACTATTGGTGCACGCCATGGCTCATTTGGCACAGAAGTATCCGAAGATCAGATCTCGTATGAAGTTGCCAAACGATTGGTGACTATTCTTCAGAAAGAAATGCCTGAAGTGAAAATTCTTGAATCGAGACCCTCCATTTATTTTGTAGAGAACAAGGCACGTGCTGAATTTGCCAACAATAATAAAGGCGATCTGTTTGTATCCATCCACTGCAACTATGTTCCTAAACTGAGAGAAGTAGTGAGAGAAGGCTCTCGTAAAGAAACCTACTATGTTACAACCGGAAAAGGCAAGAGCAAAAAACGTGTAAAGAAAACAAGAACAGTTCCTGTTTATAAGACCTACTACCACGCCAATCCTGCACACGGCACCGAAACCTATGTGTTTGCCGCCCACAAACAGGACGATAAAGAAGATTTCATTCTTGAAAACGGCGATATTTTCAGCAATGAAGAAGATGATGGTACTATTAATGCCAACATTAACGACCCCATTGTGAAACAACAAGTAGCCCTCTGGACCAAACAGTTTTTTGGGAACAGCGTAAAACTGGCCTCTATTGTTGAGGAAGAATTTGTAGGCATCGGCCGTTTCAGCCGTGGTGTGAAGCAACGCCAGAAAGGTATTTGGGTATTGCAGGCCACTGCTATGCCAAGTATTTTGATCGAGTTGGGCTTTTTATCGCACAGACCCGAAGAGGAATACCTGATCAGTGAAGAAGGCCAGCAACAAATGGTTGAAAGTATCGCCCGTTCAATCAAGCGCTACAAAGACCTGGTGGAAAAACCTGCGGTGCAAAATGCGGCTAATAATTCCCGTAAGTAA
- a CDS encoding putative LPS assembly protein LptD, whose protein sequence is MQLWLFLSPPYMFQRRKVNHKSVFITAVAALLLYGLTVSGRSAFHSSSHFLQALTFAVADTTPVKPKKQPITKPALQTREGAAAQQNRMLIDTVPVKKDSVNLVDSLQRKDSLVQKIDTFDFKLSKDSIDAPVDFEAEDSMVIDIPGKQIFLYNKASVKFKDVALDASVIRLDQPTQILTAFSIKDSTGKPIGVPAFKQGESAFTSDTIRYNFKTQRGLTIGTYTQEGEMFIYGEKVKRISPTVFFAEKARFTSCNYDTPHFAFKARKVKFISNKVAVTGLVRPEFENVPIPLGLPFGLFPMKQGRRTGLLPPQPVANDQLGFGLEGLGYYKTVGEYWDATIRANIYSYGSYSLFLSPTYRKRYRYNGGFNISYLNTKIGFKGDPDYVPPNRNFSVQWNHSLDGKARPGQSFSASVNVATSLFNRYFPNNASQNFNNTLQSSIAYQRTWAGKPFNLSVTANHNQNTNQKQYNISLPDIGFTVNTLYPFQKKEFVGTPKWYEKLGVSYNGTFRNQVSFTDSTFTLKHLLDTATWSARHSIPIQLSLPALGPLQVGPAISYDETWHSRTFVRRWNPATKSVETVSEKGFYQERQMSFGLNFSTAVFGKLDFKKGNVKALRHVIRPTFGLGYRPDMNRSKWYRAQVDSTGRELWFDKFNGSQAANIPDGRSGSINLSIDNNLEMKVRDKKDTSEAADKKVRLIDGFGVSTSYNMLADSFALSDFNFYLRSNLFEKISLTAGANVSPYQVDPKTGFRKREYAWQADKFSLGRFTSGFVSVSTQFKSKPKDEKKEKEKQESERNRRNNGDYDEQSRELNAIQRNPGEFADFNIPWSLSFSYSLNLNRQLKLDYSGFETLITQSVNFNGDFNLTEKWKVQANGTFDIQTKTLQYLTTSISRDLHCWQLAINVTPVGIYRSFSISINPKSGLLRDLRINRSKFFYNLPQ, encoded by the coding sequence ATGCAATTGTGGCTATTTTTGTCGCCACCGTATATGTTCCAACGCCGTAAAGTTAATCATAAATCTGTTTTCATCACCGCTGTTGCAGCATTGCTGCTCTATGGCCTAACGGTAAGTGGTCGCTCTGCATTTCATTCATCATCTCATTTTCTGCAAGCTTTAACATTTGCAGTTGCTGATACAACACCTGTTAAACCAAAAAAACAGCCGATCACTAAACCTGCATTACAGACGAGAGAAGGCGCAGCAGCGCAGCAGAACAGAATGTTAATTGATACAGTGCCGGTTAAAAAAGATTCAGTCAATCTTGTCGATTCTTTACAACGCAAAGATTCGCTGGTGCAGAAGATCGATACGTTTGATTTTAAACTGTCAAAAGATTCTATTGATGCGCCGGTTGATTTTGAAGCCGAAGATTCAATGGTGATCGATATCCCGGGTAAACAGATCTTCCTTTATAACAAAGCATCGGTTAAGTTTAAAGATGTGGCACTCGATGCTTCTGTTATACGGCTCGATCAACCCACACAGATACTCACCGCTTTTTCTATCAAGGACAGTACGGGCAAACCAATTGGCGTGCCGGCCTTCAAACAAGGTGAAAGTGCATTTACATCAGATACCATCCGTTATAATTTTAAAACACAACGTGGCTTAACCATCGGTACTTATACGCAGGAAGGGGAGATGTTTATCTATGGGGAGAAAGTAAAACGTATCAGCCCAACTGTTTTCTTTGCTGAGAAAGCAAGGTTCACTTCCTGTAATTATGATACACCACACTTTGCGTTTAAAGCACGTAAAGTAAAATTCATCAGCAATAAAGTGGCTGTTACAGGTTTGGTGCGACCTGAGTTTGAAAACGTGCCGATCCCTCTTGGTTTGCCGTTTGGTTTATTCCCCATGAAACAGGGTAGAAGAACAGGACTGTTACCACCGCAACCTGTAGCGAATGATCAGTTGGGTTTTGGTTTGGAAGGATTGGGATATTATAAAACAGTTGGTGAATATTGGGATGCTACCATCAGGGCCAATATTTATTCATACGGTTCGTATAGCTTATTTCTTTCACCAACATATCGTAAGCGTTACCGCTACAATGGCGGGTTCAACATCAGTTACCTCAATACAAAAATTGGTTTCAAGGGCGATCCTGATTATGTTCCGCCAAACCGTAACTTTTCTGTTCAGTGGAATCATAGTTTAGATGGCAAGGCAAGACCCGGGCAATCATTCAGTGCAAGTGTAAACGTTGCCACGAGTTTGTTTAACCGTTACTTCCCCAACAATGCGTCGCAGAACTTCAATAATACCTTGCAATCTTCCATTGCTTACCAACGTACATGGGCGGGCAAACCTTTTAATTTATCGGTAACTGCAAATCATAATCAAAACACGAATCAGAAACAATACAATATCAGCTTGCCCGATATTGGTTTTACTGTGAACACACTGTATCCTTTTCAGAAAAAAGAATTTGTTGGTACGCCTAAATGGTACGAAAAACTAGGTGTGTCGTATAATGGAACTTTCCGTAACCAGGTTTCATTTACTGATTCAACCTTTACACTCAAACATTTACTCGATACGGCAACATGGAGTGCACGACACAGTATTCCTATTCAGCTTTCTTTACCTGCATTAGGACCCTTGCAGGTTGGTCCTGCCATCAGTTACGATGAAACATGGCACTCACGCACTTTTGTACGCCGCTGGAACCCTGCAACCAAATCGGTTGAAACAGTTAGTGAAAAAGGTTTTTACCAGGAACGGCAAATGAGCTTTGGTTTGAACTTCAGTACGGCTGTGTTTGGTAAACTTGATTTTAAGAAAGGAAACGTCAAAGCGTTGCGTCATGTTATTCGTCCCACGTTTGGATTGGGATACAGACCGGATATGAACAGGAGCAAATGGTACCGTGCACAGGTTGATTCAACAGGACGAGAATTATGGTTCGATAAGTTTAATGGCTCACAGGCAGCTAATATTCCTGATGGCCGTTCGGGTTCTATCAATTTATCGATCGATAATAACCTGGAGATGAAAGTGCGGGATAAAAAAGATACTTCAGAGGCAGCAGATAAAAAGGTACGCCTGATAGATGGTTTTGGTGTGAGCACCAGTTATAATATGCTTGCCGATTCATTTGCGCTGAGTGATTTTAATTTTTACCTGCGTAGTAATTTGTTTGAAAAGATCAGCTTAACTGCCGGTGCAAATGTTTCGCCTTACCAGGTAGATCCTAAAACAGGATTCCGTAAACGGGAATATGCATGGCAGGCCGATAAGTTTTCGTTAGGCCGTTTTACCAGTGGGTTTGTATCAGTGAGTACGCAATTCAAAAGCAAACCAAAAGACGAAAAGAAAGAAAAAGAAAAACAAGAATCAGAACGCAACAGGCGGAATAATGGAGATTATGATGAACAAAGCCGTGAGCTGAATGCAATACAACGTAACCCAGGTGAGTTTGCTGATTTTAATATTCCCTGGAGTTTAAGCTTCAGCTATTCTTTGAATCTGAACCGCCAATTAAAACTGGATTACTCCGGGTTCGAAACATTGATCACACAATCGGTGAACTTCAACGGCGATTTTAATTTAACAGAGAAATGGAAAGTGCAGGCGAATGGTACGTTTGATATTCAAACAAAAACATTACAGTATTTAACTACTTCTATTTCGAGAGATCTGCATTGCTGGCAATTGGCCATTAACGTTACACCGGTTGGTATTTATCGTTCGTTCAGTATCAGCA